The following coding sequences lie in one Synechococcus sp. PCC 7336 genomic window:
- a CDS encoding CBS domain-containing protein: protein MDIILCHETADFDALGAAVGAARLYPGARIVLTGGAHQSVREFLGLYRDEYPLLELRSVDERSLHRIVLVDVQAPRRLGKAAEWLYRPEIEVHVYDHHPNPTPADYRPALWCVEPVGSTSTLIVERLQEKGIDLSPFEVTALALGIHVDTGSLTFGSSTARDAKALTWLMERGVNLDVLATYIDRGLTPQMQDLLARGLDELGEVAREQAGYRLAVWTVRSATYLRGLAGIVEQLIDLTDVDVLVAIAKQDHRISIIGRSQQDFAQLQEVMQRYGGGGHPRAASASLSTKHEDRDIEQIAEEIRSALRDRVPQPVRAADIMSSPVRTIRPETTIDEAQRLLLRYGHSGLSVMNRHNQLVGVISRRDLDLALHHGFGHAPVRGYMTTPVRTIAPDTSLNEIQDLMLKWDIGRLPVLDRGELAGIVTRTDVLRQLHDLSPATPLQLEVRDRLQVRLKKMLPPRYRDILQQAAIEADRLQLHLYLVGGTVRDLLLDRPTDDLDLVVDGRHPIATEGKEPEGWGVKLARSLQFHYPDAKLEIHGKFQTAALTWPDGLWLDIATARTEFYPYPAAAPEVAASSIQQDLYRRDFSINALALRLNGPPAGEILDFFGGLDDLEHHQIRVLHPNSFIEDPTRTIRAVRFAVRLGFSLDDRTRDYAIAASHLAHGQQFPTPALEQGARLKQELGYVLCSDRWPEALQLLNDLGALRYLHPDLHLSSQILPQMRRVGAWAYHFSARHPDLHRRTLWQLRLECLLAHCPQAAEIAQSLNWPKEGLERLQQFPVWRDCLLPQLAGDLLPSQVVAHLNPLRTADVVLLAGEASPHCRRYLWQYLSVWQFIKAPLDGHALKQMGYRVGPQFKAILQAMRSATLDGAICDTDGAIAFLQTHFPLKSAQP from the coding sequence ATGGATATCATCCTCTGCCATGAAACCGCCGACTTTGATGCTCTCGGAGCCGCTGTCGGAGCCGCTCGACTCTATCCCGGTGCCCGCATCGTCCTAACCGGCGGAGCCCATCAATCGGTGCGCGAATTTCTCGGGCTGTATCGGGATGAATATCCCCTACTGGAATTGCGCTCGGTGGACGAGCGATCGCTCCACCGCATTGTCTTGGTAGATGTGCAAGCGCCTCGACGACTGGGCAAAGCTGCCGAATGGCTGTATCGCCCCGAGATCGAAGTCCACGTTTACGATCACCACCCCAACCCAACCCCCGCCGACTATCGTCCCGCTCTCTGGTGCGTCGAACCCGTGGGCTCCACCTCCACCTTGATTGTGGAACGATTGCAGGAAAAAGGCATCGACCTCAGCCCCTTCGAAGTCACTGCCCTCGCCCTCGGCATCCATGTCGATACCGGTTCTCTCACCTTTGGCAGCAGCACTGCCCGCGACGCCAAAGCCTTAACCTGGCTGATGGAACGGGGGGTCAATCTCGACGTGCTCGCCACCTACATCGATCGCGGCCTCACCCCCCAAATGCAGGACTTGTTGGCGCGCGGTTTGGACGAATTGGGGGAAGTTGCTCGCGAGCAAGCGGGCTATCGGTTGGCGGTCTGGACCGTCCGCAGCGCCACCTATCTGAGGGGGTTAGCGGGCATTGTGGAACAACTGATTGACTTGACCGATGTGGATGTTTTGGTGGCGATCGCCAAACAAGACCATCGCATTAGTATCATCGGGCGATCGCAACAGGACTTCGCGCAACTGCAGGAGGTCATGCAACGCTACGGCGGCGGCGGCCACCCTCGGGCAGCATCGGCATCCCTAAGCACCAAGCACGAGGATCGCGACATCGAACAGATTGCCGAGGAGATTCGCTCGGCGTTGCGCGATCGCGTTCCCCAGCCCGTGCGGGCGGCTGACATCATGTCCTCTCCCGTGCGCACCATCCGCCCCGAAACCACCATCGACGAAGCTCAACGGCTGCTCTTGCGCTACGGCCATTCGGGCTTATCCGTGATGAATCGGCACAACCAACTGGTGGGGGTCATCTCCCGTCGCGATCTCGATTTGGCCCTCCACCACGGCTTCGGCCATGCCCCCGTGCGAGGCTACATGACAACCCCCGTGCGCACCATCGCCCCCGATACCTCCCTCAACGAGATTCAAGATTTGATGCTGAAGTGGGATATCGGTCGCTTGCCCGTGCTCGATCGGGGAGAACTGGCGGGCATCGTCACCCGCACGGACGTGCTGCGCCAACTGCACGATCTATCGCCTGCCACCCCCTTGCAGTTAGAAGTGCGCGATCGCCTGCAGGTACGGCTCAAAAAAATGCTTCCCCCCCGCTACCGGGACATTCTGCAGCAAGCGGCGATCGAGGCGGATCGCCTGCAGTTGCATCTCTATCTGGTGGGGGGAACCGTGCGCGATTTACTCCTCGATCGCCCCACTGACGATCTGGACCTCGTTGTGGATGGTCGCCACCCGATCGCGACCGAGGGCAAAGAACCGGAAGGATGGGGGGTGAAATTGGCGCGATCGCTGCAATTCCACTACCCCGACGCCAAGCTCGAAATCCACGGCAAATTCCAAACGGCTGCCCTCACCTGGCCGGATGGCCTCTGGCTCGACATCGCCACCGCCCGCACCGAATTCTATCCCTACCCTGCCGCTGCCCCCGAAGTTGCCGCCAGCTCCATTCAGCAGGATCTGTATCGGCGCGATTTCAGCATCAACGCCCTCGCCCTGCGTCTCAACGGGCCGCCAGCGGGAGAAATTCTCGACTTTTTCGGCGGCTTGGACGATCTGGAGCACCATCAAATTCGGGTGCTGCATCCCAATAGCTTTATCGAAGACCCCACCCGCACCATCCGAGCGGTCCGCTTTGCCGTTCGTCTCGGCTTCAGCCTCGACGATCGCACCCGCGACTATGCTATTGCCGCCAGCCATCTGGCCCACGGCCAGCAGTTTCCCACCCCGGCCCTCGAACAGGGAGCCCGCCTGAAGCAGGAACTGGGCTATGTTCTCTGCAGCGATCGCTGGCCCGAGGCGTTGCAACTGCTGAACGACTTGGGAGCCCTGCGATATTTGCATCCCGACCTACATCTCAGCTCGCAAATCCTGCCACAAATGCGTCGGGTGGGAGCTTGGGCCTATCACTTTAGTGCCCGTCACCCCGATCTGCATCGCCGCACCCTCTGGCAACTGCGCTTGGAATGCCTGCTGGCCCACTGTCCCCAAGCAGCCGAAATCGCCCAATCTCTCAACTGGCCGAAAGAGGGACTAGAGCGGCTGCAGCAATTTCCCGTCTGGCGCGATTGCCTGCTGCCGCAACTGGCTGGCGACCTCCTCCCCAGCCAAGTGGTCGCCCATCTCAACCCCCTACGCACTGCCGATGTCGTTCTGCTTGCAGGCGAGGCGTCCCCCCACTGCCGCCGTTATTTGTGGCAATACCTGAGCGTCTGGCAATTCATCAAGGCCCCCTTAGACGGCCACGCGCTCAAACAGATGGGCTACCGGGTCGGACCTCAATTCAAAGCCATCCTGCAAGCAATGCGCAGCGCCACCCTCGATGGCGCAATTTGCGATACCGATGGGGCGATCGCCTTTCTCCAAACCCACTTCCCCCTGAAATCTGCGCAGCCTTAA
- the secG gene encoding preprotein translocase subunit SecG, giving the protein MTAVLEFFWTVSAILMVVLVLLHSPKGDGIGAIGGQGQLFSSTKSAEKSLNQFTWIVLAVFLGLSILLSAGWVSGPIAQYGFQFSSLPIGHWS; this is encoded by the coding sequence ATGACTGCTGTACTGGAATTTTTCTGGACTGTTTCCGCCATTTTGATGGTGGTGTTAGTGTTGCTGCACAGTCCTAAGGGAGATGGGATTGGGGCGATCGGCGGTCAGGGACAATTATTTTCGAGTACCAAGAGTGCCGAGAAAAGTTTGAATCAATTCACTTGGATTGTGTTGGCGGTCTTTCTCGGCTTGAGTATTTTGCTGAGTGCGGGTTGGGTGAGTGGCCCGATCGCCCAGTACGGTTTTCAGTTCTCCTCACTGCCGATCGGTCATTGGTCCTGA
- a CDS encoding Tab2/Atab2 family RNA-binding protein — translation MEPSKIWEIDFYSRPLLDERGKRVWELLACDSHGTYKRSSYCANTQATTPWVAAQLQEWIDEAPVRPTTIRAFRERIKTILARSCDKIGVPFKLTRRVFALASWMQQRAKEVYPNEPEYRYEPEAIAIPIEMEREAPNPLPDALQPDRWALVTLRVRDMREAGEWPRDFGELFSAEWDRFDPDTIVPGLLLFSSRAKALAAWMTGVEPVFLKAYGGQQAGLVLESGASDRDIVARFNSEATRAEGEGFERRKLEVRGLHFLGIQADPRSQSFSGLWLLREIDLT, via the coding sequence GTGGAACCTTCAAAAATCTGGGAAATCGATTTTTATTCGCGGCCTCTGCTGGACGAGCGAGGCAAGCGAGTCTGGGAGTTGCTGGCCTGCGATAGCCACGGCACCTACAAACGATCTAGCTACTGTGCCAATACGCAAGCGACTACCCCTTGGGTGGCAGCACAACTGCAAGAATGGATTGACGAAGCTCCCGTTCGTCCCACCACCATTCGGGCCTTTCGCGAACGTATCAAAACTATTTTGGCGCGATCGTGCGACAAGATAGGAGTGCCGTTCAAGTTGACGCGGCGGGTGTTTGCGCTGGCCAGTTGGATGCAGCAGCGGGCCAAAGAGGTCTACCCCAACGAGCCCGAGTATAGATACGAGCCCGAAGCGATCGCGATTCCGATTGAGATGGAGCGAGAGGCTCCCAATCCGCTGCCAGATGCGCTACAGCCCGATCGCTGGGCTTTGGTGACGCTGCGGGTGCGCGACATGCGCGAAGCGGGGGAATGGCCGCGAGACTTTGGGGAATTGTTTTCGGCGGAATGGGACCGGTTCGATCCCGACACGATTGTGCCGGGGCTATTGCTGTTTTCCAGTCGAGCCAAGGCACTGGCTGCTTGGATGACTGGCGTAGAGCCAGTGTTTTTGAAAGCTTATGGCGGCCAGCAAGCGGGGCTGGTCTTGGAGTCGGGGGCGAGCGATCGCGATATTGTGGCGCGTTTCAATAGCGAGGCCACTCGTGCCGAGGGAGAGGGCTTCGAGCGGCGCAAGCTGGAGGTGAGAGGATTGCACTTTTTGGGCATTCAAGCAGACCCGAGGAGCCAATCGTTTTCAGGTTTGTGGCTGTTGCGGGAGATCGACTTGACCTAG
- a CDS encoding glycosyltransferase family 2 protein: MFKLGNGCSAEVLDRWFQRFNRQCSQALKRFPQWQLVACLLLLAVAAIPLIVTSLQVWQQAALAFAVLGLGELAIQIDNRFGGREYSELSHNLHLFLIALSLLTTMRYLYYRVVYTLNFANIPDGIASVLLFSAELYAIVMLLLSFFQTLRIKHRPSIPLDEAKQDEWPKVDVYIPTYNEDVEIVRKTVLAALALDYPQHKKGVYILDDGRAAKYASRRKELYAMCDEISADPDHPGIVEMMTRDDNSHAKAGNINQTFPKTKGELVLILDCDHMPARSLLKEVVGFFNNEQLALVQTPHWFFNPDPFERNLLTRGKIPVNNELFYKVLQKGNDFWNATFFCGSAAVIRKEYVLQVGGIAVETVTEDCHTAFRLHSLGYKSFYYDKIMVAGLAPELLSAYVGQQVRWARGMAQILRTENPLINPKLNLTIAQRLCYFSATFCFFYGIPRLIYAVVPTLYLLFGINPIRGLGVETLLYALPHIILSLNANHIVHKHVRYSWWNELFEFVLAFQTAYVTFMAVINPSLGSFNVTDKGMLVTQRNFDWQSARYLLWLLGLIGVAICAVPFWILLRPEDIEATLVNAAWCAFNLVLLGGGVLVCLEQAQLRESHRLNRKLEATIFGPGRQWQGYTLDVSETGARIRLNRKPDLSEDLEVELVGDYGRRVRLLRSRIVWTRPVDSGQVDVGVDFGIGQNSAWAQPNAAPEEYELYRKQLDNLALVLYSDVKEWFSQHRAEIDRPLHSMWFIATAMGRALQEFIPYQSVVARQKIQLPAQLFWQGQFHPSNVTELGSRSLKLEAQLPARLDVAALERDRPVLGVRLRGPGGQFLNLVTQVDRLQPLQGTQRTAIELSFPESLRSQQSAKLKPLLAQLNQQQAAQVA; this comes from the coding sequence ATGTTCAAACTCGGTAATGGGTGCTCTGCCGAAGTGTTAGATCGCTGGTTTCAACGCTTTAACCGTCAATGCTCGCAGGCCCTCAAACGATTCCCCCAGTGGCAGTTAGTCGCCTGCCTCCTCCTGCTCGCTGTTGCCGCCATCCCCTTAATCGTCACCTCCCTGCAGGTTTGGCAGCAAGCCGCTTTAGCCTTCGCCGTGCTGGGCTTGGGCGAGCTTGCCATTCAAATTGATAACCGCTTCGGCGGCCGCGAATACTCCGAGCTCTCCCATAACCTCCACTTATTTCTCATCGCCCTCAGCTTGCTGACCACCATGCGGTACCTCTACTACCGGGTGGTCTATACGCTCAACTTCGCCAATATTCCCGACGGTATCGCCAGTGTGCTGCTCTTCAGTGCCGAGCTATATGCGATCGTGATGTTGTTGCTCAGCTTTTTCCAAACCCTCAGAATTAAACATCGCCCGTCAATCCCGCTGGATGAAGCCAAGCAGGATGAGTGGCCCAAAGTGGATGTTTACATTCCCACCTACAACGAGGATGTGGAAATTGTCCGCAAAACGGTGCTGGCAGCACTGGCCCTCGACTATCCCCAACACAAAAAAGGGGTGTATATCCTCGACGACGGGCGTGCGGCTAAATATGCCTCGCGGCGCAAAGAACTCTACGCCATGTGTGACGAAATCTCGGCGGACCCAGACCACCCCGGCATCGTCGAGATGATGACGCGGGATGACAATTCCCACGCCAAAGCCGGGAATATCAACCAGACCTTTCCCAAAACCAAGGGCGAGCTGGTGCTGATCCTGGACTGCGATCACATGCCCGCCCGCAGCCTCCTGAAAGAAGTGGTGGGCTTTTTCAACAACGAGCAGTTGGCCTTAGTGCAGACCCCCCATTGGTTTTTCAATCCCGATCCATTCGAACGCAATCTCCTGACCCGTGGCAAAATTCCTGTCAACAACGAGCTGTTTTATAAGGTCTTGCAAAAGGGCAACGACTTTTGGAACGCCACGTTCTTTTGCGGCTCTGCTGCTGTCATTCGGAAAGAGTACGTCCTGCAGGTGGGCGGAATCGCGGTCGAGACCGTCACAGAAGACTGCCATACGGCCTTCCGACTGCATTCGTTGGGCTATAAGTCGTTCTACTACGACAAAATTATGGTGGCGGGCTTGGCCCCCGAGCTGCTCTCGGCCTATGTCGGCCAGCAGGTGCGCTGGGCGAGGGGGATGGCCCAAATTCTGCGCACTGAAAACCCTCTCATTAACCCCAAACTCAATCTCACGATCGCGCAGCGGTTGTGTTATTTCAGTGCGACCTTCTGCTTTTTCTATGGCATTCCGCGCCTCATTTATGCTGTGGTGCCGACCCTCTATCTCCTGTTTGGCATCAACCCCATTCGAGGTTTGGGGGTGGAAACATTGCTATACGCGCTCCCTCACATCATCCTCTCTCTGAACGCCAACCACATTGTCCACAAACACGTCCGCTACTCTTGGTGGAATGAGCTGTTCGAGTTTGTTTTGGCCTTTCAAACGGCATATGTCACGTTCATGGCCGTGATTAACCCCAGCCTGGGATCGTTTAACGTCACCGATAAAGGCATGTTGGTCACCCAGCGCAATTTCGACTGGCAGTCGGCGCGCTATCTACTCTGGCTGTTGGGGCTGATTGGGGTAGCAATCTGTGCGGTTCCCTTTTGGATTTTGTTGCGTCCGGAAGATATAGAGGCCACGTTGGTGAATGCCGCTTGGTGTGCTTTCAATCTGGTTTTGCTCGGGGGAGGGGTATTGGTGTGTTTGGAACAGGCACAATTGCGAGAATCCCACCGCCTCAATCGCAAGCTGGAGGCGACGATCTTTGGCCCCGGTCGGCAGTGGCAGGGATATACCTTGGATGTGAGCGAGACGGGGGCCCGCATTCGTTTGAATCGAAAGCCCGATCTCTCTGAAGACCTAGAGGTAGAGCTCGTGGGAGATTACGGACGTCGAGTGCGGCTGCTGCGATCGCGCATCGTCTGGACGCGCCCGGTTGACAGCGGCCAGGTGGATGTGGGCGTCGATTTTGGCATCGGTCAGAACTCCGCTTGGGCCCAGCCAAATGCCGCCCCCGAGGAGTACGAGCTCTATCGCAAGCAACTGGACAACCTAGCACTGGTGCTCTATTCGGATGTGAAAGAGTGGTTCTCGCAACATCGTGCCGAGATCGATCGCCCCTTGCACTCGATGTGGTTTATCGCAACCGCCATGGGCAGGGCCTTACAAGAGTTTATTCCCTACCAAAGCGTTGTAGCGCGCCAAAAAATACAACTGCCCGCCCAACTGTTCTGGCAAGGGCAGTTTCACCCCAGCAATGTAACGGAATTGGGCAGTCGCAGTCTGAAACTAGAGGCGCAATTACCGGCTCGCTTGGATGTGGCGGCTCTAGAGCGCGATCGCCCGGTATTGGGTGTGCGGCTGAGGGGGCCGGGAGGCCAGTTCCTCAATCTCGTAACGCAAGTGGATCGGTTGCAGCCATTACAGGGCACTCAGCGGACTGCGATCGAACTTTCGTTTCCCGAATCGTTGCGATCGCAGCAGTCAGCGAAACTGAAGCCGCTTTTGGCTCAACTCAACCAGCAACAGGCTGCGCAGGTAGCCTGA
- a CDS encoding ImmA/IrrE family metallo-endopeptidase → MPRVNPQILIWARETAGLSLGEAAKKVGINKAKGMSADERLAALESGEVEPTLPQLKRMAKQYRRSLVTFFLSDPPEKADRGEDFRTKPGDLAQEEAALLDALLRDVKTRQNLIKSALEDDEDVSELQFVKSLSINDGVPAFVDKIHETIKLDLSQYRAEPNIKKAFALLREHVQESGIFVLLLSNLGTHHTNISLGTYRGIALFDPIAPFIVINDLDSPYAWSFTLLHEMCHILMGKSGVSGELERIEIGNEKSRSANVERFCNVVASEVLLPSDDLDKLKMTGGEDIPTLAKFIGDFAENRYVSRSMVAYRMLLSDRITTDTWAKLASLFRSQWKSQQERKKERERESNSGPNWYTVRRYKVGSSLLSTVSEMMNLGGLTTVKAARVLGVKAHHVEQMLAAGSSSMSKEGG, encoded by the coding sequence GTGCCACGTGTTAATCCACAGATACTGATATGGGCTCGCGAAACCGCTGGGCTCAGTCTTGGTGAGGCGGCCAAGAAAGTTGGGATTAACAAGGCCAAAGGAATGTCTGCAGATGAACGCCTTGCGGCATTAGAGTCTGGAGAAGTAGAGCCAACTCTACCGCAGCTCAAGCGGATGGCTAAACAGTACCGAAGATCGCTTGTAACCTTTTTTCTTTCAGATCCTCCAGAAAAAGCCGACCGGGGCGAAGACTTTCGTACTAAACCTGGAGATTTAGCCCAAGAGGAAGCAGCACTTCTCGATGCTCTACTTCGAGATGTCAAAACTAGGCAGAATCTTATCAAGTCTGCTTTAGAAGACGATGAGGACGTATCTGAACTACAATTTGTCAAGTCATTAAGTATTAATGATGGAGTTCCTGCATTTGTGGATAAGATTCATGAGACGATTAAATTAGATTTAAGCCAATACCGTGCAGAACCTAATATAAAAAAAGCTTTTGCTCTCCTTCGAGAGCATGTCCAAGAATCAGGGATATTTGTATTACTTCTAAGCAATTTGGGGACTCACCATACAAATATTTCACTAGGAACTTATCGTGGCATTGCGCTTTTCGATCCAATAGCTCCATTTATTGTAATCAATGATTTAGACTCACCTTACGCATGGTCGTTTACTTTGCTGCATGAAATGTGCCACATTTTAATGGGGAAATCTGGGGTAAGTGGAGAGCTAGAGCGTATAGAAATTGGCAACGAGAAATCACGCTCAGCTAATGTTGAGCGCTTTTGTAATGTTGTAGCTAGTGAAGTTCTCCTGCCTTCTGATGATTTAGACAAGTTAAAGATGACTGGAGGTGAAGATATTCCTACCCTTGCGAAATTCATTGGCGACTTTGCTGAGAATAGATATGTAAGTCGCTCTATGGTAGCCTATCGCATGTTGCTAAGCGATCGAATTACAACAGATACGTGGGCAAAGCTAGCATCTCTTTTTCGTTCACAATGGAAATCTCAACAAGAGAGAAAGAAAGAACGTGAGCGTGAATCTAATAGTGGGCCAAATTGGTACACTGTACGTCGGTATAAAGTTGGGAGCTCTCTTCTAAGTACTGTTTCAGAAATGATGAACTTGGGAGGCTTGACAACTGTCAAAGCAGCTCGTGTTTTAGGTGTCAAAGCACATCATGTTGAGCAGATGCTCGCGGCAGGTTCCTCCTCTATGTCTAAGGAGGGGGGATAA
- a CDS encoding TIGR01777 family oxidoreductase, producing MKIAISGGSGFVGRRLAQMLLAAGHSVRVLSRNPAAAQPAFADLPADRADRLSLTPYDPLDRQSWKEALTGCEGVVHLAGESLIGSRWTQKKKTEILQSRAQTTSKLVEAIGQMDSKPQVVVSASAIGYYGDRGDELLDESSPPADDFLARVCKEWEAAARPLANLGVRLVQVRIGIVLGPGGGALAQMLGPFQMFVGGPIGSGRQWTSWIHRDDLAGAIVYALTHDSVSGVINGTAPNPVKMATFCNILGQVIARPSWLPVPSIALELLLGEAAQIVLTGQRVLPKRTLEQGYQFQYPDLKLALQEILIGS from the coding sequence ATGAAGATTGCGATTTCTGGAGGTTCTGGATTTGTCGGGCGGCGCTTGGCGCAGATGCTGCTGGCCGCCGGACACAGCGTGCGCGTGCTCAGCCGCAATCCAGCTGCAGCCCAACCCGCATTTGCCGACCTCCCCGCCGATCGAGCCGATCGCCTCAGTCTGACCCCATACGATCCCCTCGATCGTCAAAGCTGGAAGGAGGCTCTGACTGGCTGCGAAGGTGTTGTCCACTTGGCGGGCGAAAGTCTGATCGGATCGCGCTGGACGCAGAAAAAAAAGACTGAAATTTTGCAAAGTCGAGCCCAGACCACCAGCAAGCTGGTGGAGGCGATCGGACAGATGGACTCGAAGCCTCAAGTAGTTGTCAGTGCTTCAGCCATCGGCTATTACGGCGATCGCGGCGACGAATTATTGGATGAATCCAGTCCGCCAGCCGACGACTTTCTCGCCCGCGTCTGCAAAGAATGGGAAGCTGCCGCCCGCCCCCTCGCCAACTTGGGAGTCCGCCTCGTGCAAGTGCGCATTGGCATCGTGCTCGGTCCCGGCGGCGGCGCTCTGGCTCAAATGCTCGGCCCCTTCCAAATGTTTGTAGGCGGCCCGATCGGCAGCGGTCGCCAGTGGACCTCGTGGATTCATCGAGATGACCTGGCTGGCGCGATCGTTTATGCCCTCACCCACGACAGCGTTTCCGGCGTTATAAACGGCACTGCCCCCAACCCCGTCAAAATGGCCACCTTCTGCAATATCCTCGGGCAAGTAATCGCTCGACCCTCTTGGCTGCCCGTCCCCAGCATCGCCCTCGAACTGCTGTTGGGAGAAGCCGCCCAAATTGTCCTAACGGGTCAGCGGGTCCTGCCCAAACGCACCTTAGAGCAAGGCTACCAGTTTCAATATCCCGACCTCAAGCTGGCTCTGCAGGAGATTTTGATCGGTTCGTGA
- the psb29 gene encoding photosystem II biogenesis protein Psp29, which yields MNAVRTVAATKTAFQQGYQRPINSIYRSFVEEFLTELHLVTVNSSFSYNPFFALGMTKVFEQFTQGYTPEAEPDKIFDALCQSLQLKPSVIRHDAAKLLELLESSDSDRAVSVLQLQAGVEDIGGIAGILEKIRDDEKFHYSRTFLLGLYIAFETVAGHLGDRDRRTELFVDLTQTLNLSKERVEKDLDLYRSNISKLEQAQALMRDLAEAARRQKTQAKTSPPAAEPPLPKTEDASIEPPAPAEEG from the coding sequence GTGAACGCCGTTCGTACTGTCGCCGCAACTAAAACCGCCTTCCAGCAGGGCTACCAGCGCCCGATCAACTCCATCTACCGTAGCTTTGTGGAGGAGTTCTTAACGGAACTCCATCTGGTGACGGTAAACAGTAGCTTCTCTTACAACCCCTTTTTTGCCTTGGGGATGACAAAGGTGTTCGAGCAGTTTACGCAGGGGTATACACCAGAGGCAGAGCCGGACAAAATCTTCGATGCCCTCTGTCAGTCTCTGCAACTCAAACCCTCCGTAATTCGACACGATGCCGCTAAGTTGTTGGAGTTACTAGAGTCGAGCGATTCCGATCGCGCTGTCAGCGTACTCCAGTTGCAAGCAGGTGTTGAGGATATCGGCGGGATCGCTGGGATTTTGGAAAAGATCCGCGATGACGAGAAGTTCCACTACAGCCGCACCTTTTTGTTGGGGTTATACATCGCCTTCGAGACAGTGGCTGGCCATCTAGGAGATCGCGATCGCCGCACCGAACTGTTTGTGGATTTAACCCAAACCTTGAATCTATCGAAGGAGCGGGTGGAAAAAGATCTCGATCTCTATCGTTCCAACATCAGCAAATTGGAGCAGGCACAGGCATTGATGCGAGATTTAGCAGAAGCAGCTCGCCGCCAGAAGACTCAAGCGAAAACCAGCCCGCCTGCTGCCGAGCCACCCCTCCCCAAGACAGAGGATGCCTCCATCGAGCCTCCGGCCCCAGCGGAAGAGGGGTGA
- a CDS encoding DUF4411 family protein, whose product MLYLLDTNVLIDANRDYYSIARVPEFWEWLEELGKQGRVKIPNEMFDEIKQGKKEDELTKWVNNGQVRDALLLDEEFDPILVQKAVHVGYANDLTDIEIEEIGYDPFLIADALADPKNRVVVTTEVSKPKKQRANRRVPDVCNAVGIQSCHTFQMIRKLDFSTNWREG is encoded by the coding sequence TTGCTCTATCTTCTAGATACAAATGTTTTGATTGATGCAAATCGAGATTACTACTCAATTGCGCGTGTGCCAGAATTTTGGGAGTGGCTAGAGGAGTTGGGGAAACAAGGCAGAGTTAAAATTCCAAATGAAATGTTTGATGAAATAAAACAAGGTAAGAAAGAGGACGAACTAACGAAATGGGTTAATAATGGTCAAGTTCGGGACGCTTTACTGCTTGATGAAGAGTTCGATCCAATCTTGGTACAGAAAGCAGTACACGTAGGCTATGCAAACGATCTGACAGATATAGAGATTGAAGAGATAGGGTACGATCCTTTTTTGATTGCTGATGCTCTTGCTGACCCTAAAAATAGAGTTGTTGTAACCACAGAAGTCTCAAAGCCGAAAAAACAAAGAGCTAATCGACGTGTTCCAGATGTGTGTAACGCTGTTGGTATTCAGTCCTGTCACACTTTTCAAATGATCCGTAAATTGGATTTCAGTACTAACTGGAGAGAGGGTTAG